From the Aerococcus viridans genome, the window CTTCTCCTTATGCATATTTTTTAATTATTTATTTAATCGAGAAACATATTCTGTTAAACGCACCAAATTAGAAACAAAACCATGTTCGTTATCGTACCAAGCAACTGTTTTAACCAATTGTCCCCCATTTGCATCTAATACTTCTGTTAACGTTGCATCAAAAACGGATCCATGTGTAGTCCCCACGACATCGGAGGAAACAATTTCATCCTCAGTGTACCCATATGAATCATTCGCGGCTGCCTTCATCACTTCGTTAATCTGATCAACGGTTACCTCTCTATCCAACACCGAGAACAGTTCTACAAAGCCCGCAGTAATGACAGGAACCCGTGTGGTGGTACCCGTAATGATCCCTTTAACCTCTGGAATGACTTTTCCTAATGCGTTGGCAGCGCCAGTCGTAACAGGAATAACATTTTGAGCACCTGCGCGACTTTTACGTCCCCCGGGAGCATCTTGCATGTTTTGTGTCGCTGTATAGGCACGCGATCCTGACATCAGGCCTCGTTGAATCCCAAACTCGTCCACTAATATTTTTGTCATTAAGGCTAAACCATTTGTCGTACAGGAAGCGGCGGAAATAATTTTGTCACTTGGACTCAAAATTTCTTGGTTGACACCAAAGACAACGACTTTCGTTTCTTCATCTTTAGTTGGTGCTGAAATAATTACTTTTTTAGCTCCAGCGTCTATGTGTGCCTGTGCTTTTTCATTAGTTGTGTAGAAGCCTGTACATTCCAAAACGATATCAATGTCCAAATCGGACCATGGTAGTTTTTTGGCATCCTTTTCTTCGAATGTTTTAACTTCTTTGCCATCAACCAGAATTGAATCGCCTCTTACCTCGATATCATAAGGGAAAATCCCATAGGCAGTATCGTATTTTAAAGAGTAGGCTAAATCCTCATTATTTGTTAAATCATTTACTGCAACAACCTGTAGTTCTGAGTCCCTCAAC encodes:
- the gap gene encoding type I glyceraldehyde-3-phosphate dehydrogenase yields the protein MTTKIAINGFGRIGRLAFRRIKELRDSELQVVAVNDLTNNEDLAYSLKYDTAYGIFPYDIEVRGDSILVDGKEVKTFEEKDAKKLPWSDLDIDIVLECTGFYTTNEKAQAHIDAGAKKVIISAPTKDEETKVVVFGVNQEILSPSDKIISAASCTTNGLALMTKILVDEFGIQRGLMSGSRAYTATQNMQDAPGGRKSRAGAQNVIPVTTGAANALGKVIPEVKGIITGTTTRVPVITAGFVELFSVLDREVTVDQINEVMKAAANDSYGYTEDEIVSSDVVGTTHGSVFDATLTEVLDANGGQLVKTVAWYDNEHGFVSNLVRLTEYVSRLNK